Proteins encoded within one genomic window of Archangium lipolyticum:
- a CDS encoding helicase-related protein translates to MKIIRNAGNERVIDLIRPWLRPGNYIDAVTSDFSIFAFEALHAELFAIERARLLLPREDLDCALLGHEADRAARNRLQARWLARRCLEWIARKAEVRRAKGRIPQGALVLRDADAQPVQAVSGALSLTTDGLGLTPGNPLGLIHDLDTPEDRSHFSAWLEFQWSQLEGGKAPDRALVEQLERVAAHHPPSLVYARILQTLFEGRGDTLDEDQVIKAATGIRNTGVWKRLYKFQRDGVVGAIDKLNRFGGCIIADSVGLGKTFEALAIIKYHELRNDRVLVLCPKRLRDNWTLYRANDRRNFFAADRFNYDVLNHTDLSRESGMSGDIDLRNINWGNYDLVVIDESHNFRNKLSPQEGGVTRYERLMQKVIREGVKTRVLMLSATPVNNRLADLKNQIAFVTEGNDGALFDHGIPSIETTTRLAQKQFNRWLELDEAERTPTRLVEMLGFDYFALLDLLTIARSRRHIERYYGTDETGKFPERLRPINIKAEVDRAAKFPRIHVINTEIRKLNLASYAPLQYILPHKQADYEERYRREVRGGKGFFKQQDRETSLVNLLRVNVLKRMESSVVSFALTVERQLEAVNTIIGRIESHANESPALDIREVDLEDPEFEGLVAGRKVKVLLKDVDVVRWKQDLEEDRNRLMTLLSAAKDVSPQRDAKLSELKRVIAAKCERPINGQNRKVIVFTAFADTARYLYDQLSPWAKAELGLQSALVTGTGSNQSTLPSVGKDLGSILTAFSPRSRERSMEDAAEGEIDLLIATDCISEGQNLQDCDWLINYDIHWNPVRIIQRFGRIDRLGSPNARIQLVNFWPNMELEEYINLEQRVSGRMVLLDVSATGEENLIESRGANGMNDLEYRRKQLLRLQDAVIDLEDLSTGVSITDLTLNDFRIDLAELGRTQPDALESLPLGASAVTTSLESEVPPGIIFCLRAEGDAAESLADGSYPLSPHYLVHVSEDGTVLLPYPQAKRILDRLKRTCVGKDLPDAGACARYDRTTKAGEDMRHAQRLLATAVGSVVGRGEERAVASLFKPGGTQTRKGEFAGSDDFEVVAFVVILPGGPE, encoded by the coding sequence ATGAAGATCATCCGTAACGCTGGGAACGAGCGGGTCATCGACCTCATCCGTCCGTGGCTGCGGCCGGGCAACTACATCGACGCGGTCACCTCTGACTTCTCGATCTTCGCGTTCGAAGCCCTGCACGCGGAGCTCTTCGCGATCGAGCGGGCGCGCCTACTGCTGCCGCGGGAGGACCTGGACTGCGCTCTGCTGGGGCACGAAGCGGATCGCGCAGCGCGCAACCGGCTGCAAGCGCGGTGGCTGGCGCGGCGGTGCCTGGAGTGGATCGCACGCAAGGCAGAGGTCCGGCGCGCGAAGGGAAGAATTCCTCAGGGCGCGCTGGTGCTCCGCGACGCGGACGCGCAGCCGGTGCAAGCCGTCTCGGGGGCGTTGTCGTTGACGACCGATGGGCTCGGACTCACGCCTGGCAATCCGCTGGGGCTGATCCACGATCTGGACACCCCCGAGGATCGGTCACACTTCTCGGCCTGGCTCGAGTTCCAGTGGTCCCAGCTCGAGGGAGGCAAGGCGCCAGACCGCGCGTTGGTCGAGCAGCTCGAGCGCGTGGCAGCGCACCACCCGCCGTCGCTGGTCTACGCGCGGATCCTCCAGACGCTCTTCGAGGGACGCGGCGATACCCTGGACGAAGATCAGGTGATCAAGGCCGCCACGGGCATCCGCAACACGGGTGTGTGGAAGCGGCTCTACAAGTTCCAGCGTGATGGCGTGGTGGGGGCCATCGACAAGCTCAACCGCTTCGGGGGCTGCATCATCGCGGACAGCGTGGGGCTCGGTAAGACGTTCGAGGCGCTGGCAATCATCAAGTACCATGAGCTGCGCAATGATCGCGTCCTGGTCCTATGCCCGAAGCGGCTGCGGGACAACTGGACCCTCTACCGCGCTAACGACCGGCGTAACTTCTTCGCGGCGGATCGGTTCAACTACGACGTGCTGAACCACACCGATCTCTCGCGCGAGAGCGGGATGTCCGGCGACATCGACCTTCGTAACATTAACTGGGGAAACTACGACCTGGTAGTGATCGACGAGTCGCACAACTTCCGCAACAAGCTGAGCCCACAGGAAGGCGGCGTCACCCGCTACGAGCGGCTCATGCAGAAGGTTATCCGTGAGGGGGTGAAGACCCGCGTGCTCATGCTATCGGCGACCCCGGTCAACAACCGACTGGCGGACTTGAAGAACCAGATCGCCTTCGTGACCGAGGGGAATGACGGCGCACTGTTCGATCACGGCATTCCGAGCATCGAGACCACCACACGACTGGCGCAAAAGCAGTTCAATCGTTGGCTGGAGCTGGATGAGGCGGAGCGGACGCCAACACGGCTGGTGGAGATGCTGGGATTCGACTACTTCGCCTTGCTCGACCTGTTGACCATCGCCCGGTCGCGGAGGCACATCGAGCGGTACTACGGCACGGACGAAACTGGGAAGTTCCCGGAGCGCCTGCGGCCTATCAACATCAAGGCCGAGGTGGACCGGGCGGCGAAGTTCCCGCGCATCCACGTCATCAACACCGAAATCCGGAAGCTCAACCTCGCCTCGTACGCACCGCTCCAATACATCCTGCCGCACAAGCAGGCGGACTACGAGGAGCGGTACAGGCGCGAGGTCCGCGGCGGGAAGGGGTTCTTCAAGCAGCAGGATCGCGAAACGAGCCTTGTCAATCTGCTCCGGGTCAACGTGCTCAAGCGGATGGAGAGCTCGGTGGTGTCGTTCGCACTCACCGTGGAGCGCCAGCTCGAAGCGGTCAACACAATCATCGGGCGTATCGAGAGCCATGCGAACGAGTCGCCAGCGCTGGACATCCGCGAGGTGGATCTCGAGGATCCGGAGTTCGAGGGCCTCGTCGCCGGGCGGAAAGTGAAAGTACTGCTGAAGGACGTAGACGTCGTTCGCTGGAAGCAGGACTTGGAGGAGGACCGCAACAGGCTGATGACACTGCTCTCGGCGGCGAAGGACGTCAGCCCGCAGCGGGACGCCAAGCTCTCCGAGCTGAAGCGGGTGATCGCCGCCAAATGCGAGCGCCCGATCAACGGCCAGAACCGGAAGGTGATCGTCTTCACCGCGTTCGCGGACACCGCTCGGTATCTGTACGATCAGCTCTCGCCCTGGGCGAAGGCGGAACTGGGGCTCCAATCCGCACTCGTCACCGGGACGGGAAGCAATCAAAGTACCCTGCCCTCAGTGGGGAAGGATCTCGGGTCGATTCTAACCGCGTTCTCTCCGCGCTCGCGTGAAAGATCCATGGAAGACGCGGCCGAGGGGGAGATTGATCTCCTGATCGCCACGGACTGCATCTCGGAGGGCCAGAACCTCCAGGACTGCGACTGGCTCATCAACTACGACATCCATTGGAACCCGGTGCGCATCATCCAGCGGTTCGGACGCATCGACCGACTGGGCTCGCCGAACGCAAGGATCCAGCTCGTCAACTTCTGGCCGAACATGGAACTTGAGGAGTACATCAACCTCGAACAGCGCGTGAGCGGCCGAATGGTGCTGCTCGACGTGTCCGCTACCGGCGAAGAGAACCTAATCGAGTCGCGGGGCGCGAACGGGATGAACGACCTGGAGTACCGGCGCAAGCAACTGCTCCGGCTTCAGGACGCGGTGATCGATCTGGAGGACCTATCTACGGGCGTTTCCATCACCGATCTCACCCTGAACGACTTCCGAATCGACCTCGCTGAGCTCGGGCGGACACAACCGGACGCGCTGGAGAGCCTGCCTCTGGGTGCAAGCGCGGTGACGACCTCATTGGAGTCCGAGGTGCCCCCGGGGATCATATTCTGCCTGCGCGCAGAGGGAGACGCCGCCGAGTCACTCGCGGACGGGAGCTACCCGTTGTCGCCGCATTACCTTGTGCACGTGAGCGAAGACGGGACGGTCCTCCTGCCCTACCCACAGGCAAAACGGATCCTCGACCGGCTCAAGCGGACGTGCGTGGGCAAAGACCTGCCGGACGCCGGCGCTTGTGCCCGATACGATCGGACGACGAAGGCGGGCGAGGACATGCGTCACGCACAGCGCCTGCTGGCAACTGCGGTGGGAAGCGTGGTGGGACGCGGCGAGGAGCGTGCGGTGGCCAGCCTATTCAAGCCCGGCGGCACCCAGACGCGAAAGGGCGAGTTCGCCGGGAGCGACGACTTCGAGGTCGTCGCGTTCGTGGTCATCCTGCCGGGTGGGCCCGAGTGA